TTCTTTTACTTCGGCAGCAGTTTCTTTTACTTCTTCTTCCACTTTTACTTCTTCTGCAGCTTCTGCTTTTTTGGTTGTTTTTTTGGCTTTTGGAGTTATTTCTTCAGCCGGTTGGGTTGGTTCTACAGCTTCCGGAGTATTTACTACTTCTTCTGCTTGCATTTCTTTTTCTTCCATTATGAGAAAAAAATTGGTTTTGTACTAATCTAATTTATACTTCCTTAGTATGATTAAATTAGGAGGGTTAAACATTGTGTTGATTATAAAAATAGCGTGCAAAGGTACAATAATTTTCTTAAATACACAATAGTTTCTGGAATTTTTCTGATGGTTAAATTATTGATTGGTAAATAAGTAACTTTTTACGAATATATTCTGTTTAACAATGTAAAAAGTTAAAAAAGATAATTATATTTGCGGAGGAGAAAATTTCAAAATGATAACATCATAAATAACTTAGAAAATATTTAACGTCTGTTGATTTGCAAAAAAAGCAGATTTACGGTTATTAAAAAACAAAAACGTAACGAAAAGTACGGTTATCCACCCAAATTGGCGGGCTAATCGTAACAAAACAGGTAATTTATTACAGGTATAACATAGTTGTGCAACACACCAAAAAACAAGAAACTGAGGATATATGAAAATAACGAAAATATTAGTTAAGGAAAATTTGCCTATAAAACATTTTGAGACAAATGGTCTTGAAAATGTTGTTATACTCGCAGGAGCAAATGGAGTGGGAAAGACAAGATTAATTCAAGGTGTAATTAATCATTTGAGAAGTGTTAACGTTAATTCTAAATTTCATCTGGAGATAGAGGCAACATCGAAAAAGGAGGAAGAAACGTGGGGTGGTAAAAAGAATCTAAATCTATCTGATAGAAATGATATTAATCTGTTTAATACAACCCTACATCAAAACAGAACAAGAAGAAATTTTAAGAGCAGTATTTTATATTATGAGAGTAATAGACAAATAACTAAAGTTCAACCATTACAATTCACATGGGAGTACAATGACCCTTGGGAAGAAAATATTGGATGGGACTTCTCATTTAATCCATTAACCAGTAGATTTCAAGATACTTTACACTCGTTGTTTAAAAAAGTGCAGAGTCAGAAGACAGCAATTGCTAATAAGGCAATCCAGCTTAAAGGTGAGGGATATTATTCTATGAATCTTACTTTTAATGACCCTTTAGAATCATTTAAAGACGCGTTTTATCAGCTATTATCACCTAAAAAATTGATGGGTATAAATATTCAAGGAAACACTTTAAAAATTCAGGATGGAGACCGTGAAATAAATGAAGATGGCTTAAGTTCCGGTGAAAGAGAAGTATTAAATATTACTTTTGACTTTTTACTTAGAAGCCCTTCCGATTGTATTATATTCTTTGATGAACCTGAGTTACACCTTCATCCTGAATTAGCAAATAAGCTTTTAAACACACTAAAAACAATTGGAAAAAATAATCAATTCATTTTTTGCACCCATTCGGCTGAACTTATATCGAGTAATTTGGATAATTCTGTAATATTTATTCAGCCATCAAACGGTTCAACAGAAAATCAAGCAGTAAAGGTTTCTCTTGAAAATGAAACTTTCGACGCTCTTAAAACAATAGGACAATCAATTGGTGTTGTTTCTCTTGGGAAGAAAATTGTCTTAATTGAAGGACAGAATTCAAGCCTTGACAAGAAAACATATTTGCAAATATTAAAAGGACAGTTCCCAAATTTAGTTTTAGTGCCATGTGAGGGAAAGTATACAATTCAGTCTTTTAGTCATATTGCAAATACTGTTTTAAACAAAACAGTATGGGGAGTTGATTTTTATTTGCTTTCAGACAGAGATGCATATCCTAAAGAAATACAGAATAAAATAGACGAAAGAAATTTAACATCTAAAATTAAATCACTTTCTAAATACCATCTTGAAAATTTCTTTCTTGATGAGAATATTATTGTGGAAGTTTTTAAGGACATGGAAGATGAAAGTTCTTGGCTTTGTAATCCAGAAAGTGTAAAATCTGAATTGAAACGTATAGCACAAGATAGAGTTTCTTATTCAACTTCATTAACCGTATCAAAATTATTTAGAGATACAATCGGTAATATTGACATAATGCCCAAAGGTTGTAATAACTTAACAATTAATGATTTAAAAAATAAGTTTAAAGAAACTATTCAAACTGAATTGAATAGGTTTGATTCAATATTAAATTCAGAAGTTCCTTTTAAAAAATTAGAGGAATACCATAATGAGTTTGAAAAATCACTGGATTCCGACTCATGGAAAAATGATATTCCAGGGAAACAGATTCTTAGCATTTTTACGAGTAAAGCAAATATTGGAGAGGATAGATTTAAGACTTTGTATATTAAGAAGGCTTTTGAGAATGGTAATAATCCGTTTAATGAAATCATCGATATTTTCAAAGATTTTTCCAATTAAAGCACGATTGCACAACATTTTGTATAAGTAGGGATATTCGTTAAATACAACAAATCAGCAGAACTGAAACAAAAAACAGCCTGCTGATTTGTTTTTTTTTNCCGCTTGTACTTTCTCAATCATTTTTACGGCATTGGCAGTATGTATTCCAAAAAATATCCAAAGTATCTCGGTTTGTTTCGTTCGGGCGTGTACTTTGAGTAAATCGTAGTGTTGTTTTTGAGTTCCAAAACTTCCTTCCATCCGTGTGGCTCTTTCACGACTTAATTCTTTTCTGAGCATCGTCCTGTCTTTTTCATCCTTAGCGGGTTTTCCCTTGCGTACAAATGAGGTATGAATGTTGTATTTTGTACAGAAACGTCTGTTCGCGTTATTGGCATAAATACCGTCTGCTCCTATGGCTTTCACTCGTGTTTTCATCAAGTGTTGATGTAACCGGACGCATTGTTTGAGGCGTATTCCTTCATTGAAGGCTTTGAAAGAGAGATGTTCGATAAAANAAATCCCGTCTATTTGGATATTGTTTACTTTTGCCCCAAACTCTACGGTTTTGANTTCTTTGCCTCTGACAATGGGGCGAATATAAGGTTTATCAACACTGACAATTCTATCCGATATGTTTTCGCCCTCAAACATCCTTTTTTGTTGTTCCAATACTTCTTCTATGACAGATAAACGTTTGCGAAAATCGGTTGAAAGAGATAAACCCTTAGCGTGATTTTTTAATAATGATTTTATTTGGGATAATAATTTCTCCAATAAATGCAATAATCTGCGTACAAGCATCCGCTTTCTTGATTTCTTCACGTTGTTCTTGCGTTTTTTACTGTAAGAGAGATAAGCCTTTGAAACATCATTAAACTTATTGCGTGGAAGACGCTGATGAAGTATTGCACAAAAATCAGACAAACGGGTATGAAGCCAACGGACGGATTCCCATAACAGTTTTACATTGGTAGGATAACGTATATAACTCTCATAACAAGTAGCATCTGTCATACACACGTGCAGGTTCTTCAAATAAGGTTTCCAATGCGATGCCAATACCTGTTGTGCAGAATCAATATCTAATAACGAAGCTATCTCTACTCGAATGTCACTGACAATCTTAAAATTGTTTAGCGGGCGTAAAGGATGGATATATACACCGCAAAACATTTGGTAATGGATGTTGCCGTTTAAATGTTCTATCAATTGGGAATCGGAAAAACCGGTGTAGGACTTTAACAACATCAGCGCAACTTTCCCTTCCGCTGTAAAATAACTCTGACGACCACAGGATTTATCTTTAAGACCGATGCTGCGGCAAAAATCGGTAAAAGGGAAAACTTCGTGAAGTTTGCCTAACTCGCTTTGTGCAAAACTTGAACGGTAATTTTGATAAACATCAAACTCTGTAAATCCTAATGTAGGAGAAATCTGAGAAATTTTTTGTACTTTTGACATATCTTTTTGGGGTTATTACCTCCGTTTTATGCCACTAACACAAATAGCGGGGGAATAATCAAAGATACGAAAAAGCCAACTATCTCACAATGATTTAGTTGGCTTTGTTTTTTTATTTTACGAATATCCCTAAGTAATGACTCCCGCTATCGCACGATTTTATCGTGTGTTAAGTATTAAAAAAAACCACTATCTTTAATCTTTAATTTTTACAACATCACTCTTTACTGTACATACACTCAACCATATAAAGCGTACTTCACAAAAAACAATTCCTCAAACTTTAAATTTCATACAACTTTGAGGAATTTTATATATTTTTGAAACGTAAGATTTTAAAATAATTCGTATACAAAAATATCAATTATCAGCAAAACTCCACTATGAAAAAATACATACTATTTATTTTAACTATCGTATTTATTTTCCCCCGCTATCGCACGATTGTATCGTGTGATAAGCGTCAAGCTTAAAAAAAAACATCTTTGATTTTTATTAAAATTCCACTATGAGAAAATTTATTTTATTTATTTTAAGCATCATATTTATTTCCACTATAACGGCACAAGATCGTGTGAACGGCAAATTATTTGCTACACGCTCTGATGTATTGGCGCAAAATGGTATGGTGGCAACCAGTCATCCATTAGCCACTCAAATAGGTTTGGAAATTCTTAAAAAAGGGGGAAATGCCATTGATGCGGCTATTGCAGCCAATGCGGCTTTGGGACTTATGGAACCCACCGGAAGCGGAATTGGCGGTGACCTTTTTGCCATTGTTTGGGATGCCAAAACCAAAAAACTATATGCCATTAACGCTAGCGGTCGCTCACCCAAAAACCTGACGTTAGAGTATTTCGAGAAAAATAAAATGGACAAAATTCCCGCGCTCGGACCTTTGCCTGTGAATGTGCCCGGCGCTGTGGATGGTTGGTTTGAACTCAACAAACGTTTCGGTTCGATGAGTATGGCGGAAATTTTGGAGCCAACCATTGAGTATGCCGAAAAAGGATTTCCGATTACGCAGCTTATCGGTTATTACTTGCAGTCGGTTTATCGGTATGAAAAAATGGGTTTCCCGAATATTAAAGATACTTACATTGATCAAAACGGCGGAAAATTACCTCAGGAAGGCGAAATTTATAAAAACCCGTATTTGGCACAAACCTATCGCAAACTGGCTGCGGGTGGCAGAGACGCTTATTATAAAGGTGAAATTGCTGATGTTATAACTAAATTTATTCAGGCACAAGGCGGCTTTTTGTCAAAGGAAGATTTTGCGGCTCATCATTCTGAATGGGTGGAACCAGTTTCTATCAATTACCGCGGTTATGATGTTTGGGAATTGCCCCCAAACGGACAGGGAATTGCGGCGTTGCAAATGTTGCAGATACTTAAACAGTACGATTTTTCAAAAATTCCTTTCGGCAGTACCGAACACTTGCATCTCTTTGTGGAAGCTAAAAAACTGGCTTTTGAAGACCGTGCCAAATACTATGCCGATATGGATTTTACCAAAGTTCCGGTGGAGACTTTAATATCTGAGGCATACGCAAAACAGCGTCAGGCGCTTATTACTGATAGAGCTTCCACTTATAATGCGGGAAAAATCAGTGCAGGCGAAACCATTTACCTCACTACTGCCGATAAATATGGAAATATGGTCTCTTTGATTCAGAGCAATTATCGTGGTATGGGTTCCGGTATGGTTCCTCCGAAACTGGGCTTTATGTTACAGGATCGTGGAGAATTGTTCAGCTTAAAAAGAGGACAAGCAAATACTTATGAGCCGGGCAAACGACCTTTTCATACTATTATTCCTGCTTTTATCACCAAAGACAGTCAGCCCTATGTGAGCTTTGGTGTAATGGGCGGCGACTTCCAACCGCAAGGTCACGTGCAAATTGTAATGAATCTTATCGACTTTGGTATGGGATTACAAGAAGCAGGCGATGCTCCACGTTGGGATCATGACGGCGGCTCCACTCCTACCGGTGAAACAGGAAAAGGCACGGGCGAAGTGCACGTAGAATCAGGCATACCTTATGAAACGGTTCGGGGATTGATGGAAAAAGGACATAAAGTAGCTTTTGACTTGGGAATTTATGGCGGTTACCAAGCCATTTTATGGGACAGTAAAAACAAGGTGTACCACGGCGCTTCCGAAAGCCGTAAAGACGGACAAGCAGCGGGATATTGATAAATAACAGGATTCGGTAGTGGCATTAAAATATGGTAAATAGCTATCAGTAAAAAAACATTAGATATTGTTTAGCGTAGATTTGCAAGAGAACATTTTGAGAGTTACAGTTATTCTCTTGACACGAGGATTTGTAATTCGAAGTAGCATTATAAGGTGAATTTCAAATCCACCAAATAAAAATAACGGGATTGCAAATCACGTTGGACTGAGCATTTAAATAAAAACACGTATAGGCATAAAATCAGAATATTATGACTAAAATGATAATTTTATTTTTGTTGTTAATGACATCGGTACAGAACCTTTTATCGGTATCTTACGAAGTCATAGATGCTAAGTTTTCTCCTAACTCGACTACAATTGCTTTGATAATTAGAGATAAGGAATGTACAAATCTGCGACTTTATTTTACCGAAAGTGATGGATTAACCACTGATATTATTGTAGACAGTTTAAAGAATACAACAATTCGTGAACTTAAATTTTCACCAGATGGAAATAAAATAGCTTTGCTATTAACAACAGATATGATTACTGATTTGTATTTGTACACAATTGAGGACAAAAAGCTCACAAGATGTACAAACTCAAACGAATTAAAAGAATATAATACTGATTTAGCTTATAAAAACTCTTTATCTTGGTGTGATAACCAGAGAATAATATTTTTATCCAAACATAGCGGCTTATCACAACAATACATTTTTGATTTTTCAACTATGACACTTAAAGAAAATGGTGCTTCTAAAGGAGATGAATATTGGCTGACCTACTCACGTAAAAATCAAAAATCATATTATATTTCGAGTGTTAATAACAAAGAACCATCTGTTTTTGAGAGAAAATTAAATTCTCAAATTAATACAGAAATATCCCGAGATAATAATAATCATTTGAACCTGTTTTTATCAGATAAGGGCAATTTTGTTTTTTATTCTATTATGCCTCAAATATCTCCAAATATTTACGACCTAAACAACTCGAAATTATTAAAATTAAAACTACCTAAATCCAATGTTAGAATTATTGGTTGGTCTGAAAAAGATACAACCGTTATTTATACGTTTTCCCACTACGAAAATGATGATAATTTTCCAATAACAGATTTATTCTTTTATAACTATATTAATGGTACTAAACAACTAATTTCAAAAAATATCGAACCTAATCTTGGTGTCTTAGTTTCTCCTGACGGTAATAAAGTTTTGTTTAACAAGGTACCTCAAGCAGTAGAAATTAATCAAAATGAGAAAAAGTTTAACTCAGAACAGATACAGACTTATGTAACAGACCAGAAAGGAGTTTGTAAAAGTTTTGGTAATAATGGAACTGCAAAAGATTGGAGCTCAGACAATAATACGCTTGTATTTGTGACCAAGAACAGTATAAGATTATTAAATGTCGAAACCAAAAAGGAGAAAATTATTCATATAACTGACTAAAAAACGTCTTGACACGAGGATTTGTACTCCGAAGTAGCATTTTAAGGTGGATTTCAAATCCACCAAAAAAAATAAGGGGATTGAAAATCACGTTGACAGAGAAACGCTCTATCAATATTAACCGAAAATAAAACTTAGCAAGTTTCGGGTTTTAAAACAAAGATATTATGATGATTTTTGTAAATCAAACAAAAATCATAAATATAAATGAAAATAGATAATTGCACAATCGATGACTTGCCATTAATTCTTGACTTGTATAACGATGCAAGAGCTTTGCAAAGGTTGAAAAAAATGGTTGTTTGGCCCACTTTTGAAGAGGATTTTATTATCAGGGAAATCAATGAGAAAAGACAATGGAAAATCACGGAAGGAACTAAAATTTTATGTAATTGGGCAGTTACTTTTAATGACAAAGAAATTTGGGAGAATAAAGACAAAGATGACGGTATTTATATCCATAGAATATGTACAAACCCAAATCATAGGGGTAATTGTTATATAGATACCATTGTTTCCTGGGCAAAAACTTATGCTCAACAAACTAACAGAAGATTTATAAGACTCGATACACTTGGAAACAACACAAAACTTATTGAACATTATACATCTTCCGGTTTTATCTTTTTGGGAATGTATTTATTGACAAATATTTCAACACTTCCAAAACATTATCAAGACGAACCAAACTGTTGCTTATTTGAAATTGACTTAGAAAATATTTGACCTAATCTTGCTCCCGCACGAGTTTAGATGTAGCTGATAAAGTTTTTTAACCACATTATTAATATGACAAAAAAAGCAGGAAAATTTCCGGAAATAATAGACAGACATCCAAGCGCAGAAATACCTTTGCGAGGAGTGGAATCACGTTTAATACAAGCGGGGAATCAACAATTTGTTTTTATGGAATTCAGTGAAGACGCGGAAGTTCCAACACATTCTCACAATGCGCAATGGGGCGTAGTGCTCGACGGTGAAATGGAATTAACCATAAACGGCGAAGTAAAACTTTTGAAAAAAGGAGACAGTTATTACATTGACAAAGACGTTCCGCACTCGGCAAAAATATCGAAGGGTTTCAAAGACCTCACACTTTTTGATCAATCCGACAGGTACAAGGAACTGAAATAAAATGAAACACCATTCATAAATTATCTCACATCAAAAAAAATCACTATGAATCATTTAAATTACGCTTTCGACAGTAAAAACCAATTTTGGCGTTACATTGTAGTTATAATTCTCGCCTTTTTAATTTCAAATACCATTGGCGCCATTCCGGTGGGAATTCTTATTATTGCGGGAATCTTCAAATCGGGCAGTTTAGACGCAAGACCCGAAAATATAATGGATTTCAGCGCTTACGGAATAGACTTGAACGTAGGTTTAGCTGCTATGATGTTCGCTTTTGTAGTAGGTTTAATTGGTTTTGCATTGTTATTAAAACCTTTTCACAACCGCACGCTTACGGGAACAATTAACGGAACCCGTAAAATTCGCTGGAACAGAATAATCAGCGGTTTTATTGTTTGGGGCATATTAATGGTTCTGTCGTTGGTTTTAACCTTGCTGATTGATTCTGAAAGTCTTGAATTTCAGTTAAAATGGAGTACATTTATTCCGTTATTTTTTATTTCTCTTGTTTTAATTCCTTTTCAAACCTCTTTTGAAGAAATTACTTTTCGCGGATATTTAATGCAGGGAGTTGCCACCAATACGCACAATAGAATTTGGGCATTGGTAGTTACTTCCGTACTTTTTGGATTATTACATAGTTTTAATCCCGAAGTAAAAGAATACGGTTTTTTTGCCACAATGCCTGAATACATCGGCTTTGGCGCTATATTAGGATTGATGACATTATTGGATGATGGCGTGGAATTACCCATCGGACTTCACACAGCCAATAATTTTTTCTCTTCCATTTTGATAACAAACAAACATTCCGTTTTAGTTACGCCAGCCATTTTTGAATCAGAAAAAATCAATTCTTACGTGGATATGATTACATTGTTTGCTTTCGGAGCAATTGCTTTATTTATATTTTCCAAAAAGTATCAATGGAACTGGAAAACCTTAACAGAAAAAGTAAAACAGCCGGTTTTAGAAGTTCAAGAAGATCATCAATAAGCTATAACGAAATTCAAAGGTTTATAACAAAAAAAACATCAATCTC
The genomic region above belongs to uncultured Paludibacter sp. and contains:
- a CDS encoding Gamma-glutamyltransferase encodes the protein MRKFILFILSIIFISTITAQDRVNGKLFATRSDVLAQNGMVATSHPLATQIGLEILKKGGNAIDAAIAANAALGLMEPTGSGIGGDLFAIVWDAKTKKLYAINASGRSPKNLTLEYFEKNKMDKIPALGPLPVNVPGAVDGWFELNKRFGSMSMAEILEPTIEYAEKGFPITQLIGYYLQSVYRYEKMGFPNIKDTYIDQNGGKLPQEGEIYKNPYLAQTYRKLAAGGRDAYYKGEIADVITKFIQAQGGFLSKEDFAAHHSEWVEPVSINYRGYDVWELPPNGQGIAALQMLQILKQYDFSKIPFGSTEHLHLFVEAKKLAFEDRAKYYADMDFTKVPVETLISEAYAKQRQALITDRASTYNAGKISAGETIYLTTADKYGNMVSLIQSNYRGMGSGMVPPKLGFMLQDRGELFSLKRGQANTYEPGKRPFHTIIPAFITKDSQPYVSFGVMGGDFQPQGHVQIVMNLIDFGMGLQEAGDAPRWDHDGGSTPTGETGKGTGEVHVESGIPYETVRGLMEKGHKVAFDLGIYGGYQAILWDSKNKVYHGASESRKDGQAAGY
- a CDS encoding conserved hypothetical protein (Evidence 4 : Unknown function but conserved in other organisms), which produces MKITKILVKENLPIKHFETNGLENVVILAGANGVGKTRLIQGVINHLRSVNVNSKFHLEIEATSKKEEETWGGKKNLNLSDRNDINLFNTTLHQNRTRRNFKSSILYYESNRQITKVQPLQFTWEYNDPWEENIGWDFSFNPLTSRFQDTLHSLFKKVQSQKTAIANKAIQLKGEGYYSMNLTFNDPLESFKDAFYQLLSPKKLMGINIQGNTLKIQDGDREINEDGLSSGEREVLNITFDFLLRSPSDCIIFFDEPELHLHPELANKLLNTLKTIGKNNQFIFCTHSAELISSNLDNSVIFIQPSNGSTENQAVKVSLENETFDALKTIGQSIGVVSLGKKIVLIEGQNSSLDKKTYLQILKGQFPNLVLVPCEGKYTIQSFSHIANTVLNKTVWGVDFYLLSDRDAYPKEIQNKIDERNLTSKIKSLSKYHLENFFLDENIIVEVFKDMEDESSWLCNPESVKSELKRIAQDRVSYSTSLTVSKLFRDTIGNIDIMPKGCNNLTINDLKNKFKETIQTELNRFDSILNSEVPFKKLEEYHNEFEKSLDSDSWKNDIPGKQILSIFTSKANIGEDRFKTLYIKKAFENGNNPFNEIIDIFKDFSN
- a CDS encoding GCN5-related N-acetyltransferase — translated: MKIDNCTIDDLPLILDLYNDARALQRLKKMVVWPTFEEDFIIREINEKRQWKITEGTKILCNWAVTFNDKEIWENKDKDDGIYIHRICTNPNHRGNCYIDTIVSWAKTYAQQTNRRFIRLDTLGNNTKLIEHYTSSGFIFLGMYLLTNISTLPKHYQDEPNCCLFEIDLENI
- a CDS encoding conserved hypothetical protein (Evidence 4 : Unknown function but conserved in other organisms) — protein: MTKKAGKFPEIIDRHPSAEIPLRGVESRLIQAGNQQFVFMEFSEDAEVPTHSHNAQWGVVLDGEMELTINGEVKLLKKGDSYYIDKDVPHSAKISKGFKDLTLFDQSDRYKELK
- a CDS encoding conserved hypothetical protein (Evidence 4 : Unknown function but conserved in other organisms); translated protein: MSKVQKISQISPTLGFTEFDVYQNYRSSFAQSELGKLHEVFPFTDFCRSIGLKDKSCGRQSYFTAEGKVALMLLKSYTGFSDSQLIEHLNGNIHYQMFCGVYIHPLRPLNNFKIVSDIRVEIASLLDIDSAQQVLASHWKPYLKNLHVCMTDATCYESYIRYPTNVKLLWESVRWLHTRLSDFCAILHQRLPRNKFNDVSKAYLSYSKKRKNNVKKSRKRMLVRRLLHLLEKLLSQIKSLLKNHAKGLSLSTDFRKRLSVIEEVLEQQKRMFEGENISDRIVSVDKPYIRPIVRGKEXKTVEFGAKVNNIQIDGIXFIEHLSFKAFNEGIRLKQCVRLHQHLMKTRVKAIGADGIYANNANRRFCTKYNIHTSFVRKGKPAKDEKDRTMLRKELSRERATRMEGSFGTQKQHYDLLKVHARTKQTEILWIFFGIHTANAVKMIEKVQAXKKNKSAGCFLFQFC
- a CDS encoding hypothetical protein (Evidence 5 : Unknown function); its protein translation is MTKMIILFLLLMTSVQNLLSVSYEVIDAKFSPNSTTIALIIRDKECTNLRLYFTESDGLTTDIIVDSLKNTTIRELKFSPDGNKIALLLTTDMITDLYLYTIEDKKLTRCTNSNELKEYNTDLAYKNSLSWCDNQRIIFLSKHSGLSQQYIFDFSTMTLKENGASKGDEYWLTYSRKNQKSYYISSVNNKEPSVFERKLNSQINTEISRDNNNHLNLFLSDKGNFVFYSIMPQISPNIYDLNNSKLLKLKLPKSNVRIIGWSEKDTTVIYTFSHYENDDNFPITDLFFYNYINGTKQLISKNIEPNLGVLVSPDGNKVLFNKVPQAVEINQNEKKFNSEQIQTYVTDQKGVCKSFGNNGTAKDWSSDNNTLVFVTKNSIRLLNVETKKEKIIHITD
- a CDS encoding conserved membrane hypothetical protein (Evidence 4 : Unknown function but conserved in other organisms), translated to MNHLNYAFDSKNQFWRYIVVIILAFLISNTIGAIPVGILIIAGIFKSGSLDARPENIMDFSAYGIDLNVGLAAMMFAFVVGLIGFALLLKPFHNRTLTGTINGTRKIRWNRIISGFIVWGILMVLSLVLTLLIDSESLEFQLKWSTFIPLFFISLVLIPFQTSFEEITFRGYLMQGVATNTHNRIWALVVTSVLFGLLHSFNPEVKEYGFFATMPEYIGFGAILGLMTLLDDGVELPIGLHTANNFFSSILITNKHSVLVTPAIFESEKINSYVDMITLFAFGAIALFIFSKKYQWNWKTLTEKVKQPVLEVQEDHQ
- a CDS encoding hypothetical protein (Evidence 5 : Unknown function), with translation MELENLNRKSKTAGFRSSRRSSISYNEIQRFITKKTSISRELMLLSVFTDKLSLGREDIT